A portion of the Manihot esculenta cultivar AM560-2 chromosome 2, M.esculenta_v8, whole genome shotgun sequence genome contains these proteins:
- the LOC110604214 gene encoding uncharacterized protein LOC110604214 isoform X1, whose product MGNRRFAQVSTSDDEDEAPPPPPKTRSSTKSEGNERKRKKIKLPEEDEEEVEEKMRGGKAKKKARGEKAVEPDSEEDVEEEEEEAPQEDAKPIGEPVKFSGKGRGRRSQYEAFEFDGNRYDLEDPVLLVPEDKKQKPYVAIIKDIAQTHNGSMMVTGQWFYRPEEAERKGGGSWQSRDTRELFYSFHRDEVPAESVMHKCVVHFVPIHKQLPNRKQHPGFIVQKVYDTVERKLWKLTDKDYEDNKQHEIDVLVQKTLSRLGDLPDIETEDNAAEPEDISKVKRTLRKKNITPLDVSREEEARTDNLKAETPGSCTGNGSEYYTILEKFNALTGDTHRDKWLERLLLCIQYMCSSPDSTHDDDKVKGGSDGMDHEKEQNSQGTANGSKSSKTFCWPDAAVAAVSALEKASHEALSFDFQKYNQKLRQLQFNLKHNALLARRLLNGELEPTKILNMSPNELKEGLTAEETATKEPEESARMQMTDACCSRCNEFKVGVRDIIQAGHGDRYQLECTACGNSWYASRDEASMLTIDGPSSARSVGTAPWATAKFEDVEKKLVSPREPEKANEVIKKSSEPYIPVMETQKSFSKPKSEENAETIKKAE is encoded by the exons ATGGGTAACCGGAGATTTGCGCAGGTCTCCACCAGCGACGACGAAGACGAAGCGCCACCTCCACCCCCGAAAACTCGCTCGTCAACGAAGTCAGAAGGGAatgagaggaagaggaagaagataaAGCTTCCGGAAGAAGATGAAGAGGAGGTCGAAGAGAAAATGAGAGGAGGGAAAGCGAAGAAGAAAGCGAGGGGTGAGAAAGCAGTGGAACCGGACTCAGAGGAGGATGtcgaggaggaggaagaagaggcGCCGCAGGAGGATGCGAAGCCCATTGGTGAACCAGTTAAGTTTTCGGGAAAGGGAAGAGGACGGAGGAGTCAATACGAGGCTTTTGAGTTCGATGGAAATCGATATGATCTT GAGGATCCTGTACTTTTAGTTCCCGAGGATAAAAAGCAAAAACCTTATGTGGCAATTATCAAG GATATTGCCCAGACCCATAATGGTAGCATGATGGTGACTGGTCAGTGGTTTTATCGCCCTGAAGAGGCAGAAAGAAAAGGTGGCGGAAGCTGGCAGTCACGCGATACTCGGGAACTGTTTTATAGTTTCCATCGTGATGAGGTTCCGGCAGAATCTGTAATGCACAAGTGCGTGGTGCATTTTGTTCCTATTCACAAGCAACTTCCAAATCGCAAACAGCATCCTGGTTTTATTGTCCAGAAAGTATACGACACTGTGGAGCGGAAGCTTTGGAAGTTAACTGATAAGGATTACGAAGATAACAAGCAGCATGAAATTGATGTTCTTGTTCAGAAAACTCTATCACGTTTGGGAGACCTTCCGGATATTGAAACTGAAGATAATGCTGCTGAACCTGAGGATATCTCAAAGGTTAAAAGAACCCTTAGGAAAAAGAATATCACTCCTCTCGATGTTTCAAGAGAGGAAGAAGCCAGGACTGATAATTTAAAAGCGGAAACACCAGGAAGTTGTACAGGCAATGGCTCAGAGTACTatacaatcttagagaagttTAATGCACTAACTGGAGATACCCATCGTGACAAATGGTTGGAAAGGCTTCTTCTATGTATTCAATATATGTGCAGTTCTCCCGACAGCACACATGATGATGATAAAGTGAAAGGTGGTTCTGATGGCATGGACCATGAAAAAGAGCAGAATTCCCAGGGCACTGCAAATGGATCTAAA AGTAGCAAAACTTTTTGCTGGCCAGATGCTGCTGTTGCTGCAGTGAGTGCTCTTGAGAAGGCCTCACATGAAGCTCTTTCCTTCGATTTTCAGAAATATAACCAGAAGTTGCGTCAGCTGCAGTTCAACCTGAAG CATAATGCACTGCTGGCTCGGCGTTTACTCAATGGAGAGTTGGAACCCACAAAAATACTAAATATGTCACCTAATGAATTGAAG GAGGGATTGACAGCTGAGGAGACGGCAACAAAGGAACCTGAGGAATCGGCCCGCATGCAG ATGACAGATGCTTGTTGCTCAAGATGCAATGAGTTCAAAGTTGGGGTAAGGGACATCATCCAAGCAGGACATGGAGATCGCTATCAG CTGGAGTGCACTGCCTGTGGTAATTCTTGGTATGCTTCCAGGGATGAAGCATCCATGCTGACAATAGATGGTCCAAGTTCTGCCAGAAGTGTAGGCACTGCACCCTGGGCAACGGCCAAATTTGAAGACGTGGAGAAGAAGCTGGTCAGTCCCCGTGAACCTGAGAAGGCAAATGAGGTCATCAAGAAGTCTAGTGAGCCATACATTCCTGTTATGGAAACCCAGAAATCATTTAGTAAACCTAAGAGTGAAGAGAACGCCGAAACTATAAAGAAGGCGGAATGA
- the LOC110604214 gene encoding uncharacterized protein LOC110604214 isoform X2: protein MGNRRFAQVSTSDDEDEAPPPPPKTRSSTKSEGNERKRKKIKLPEEDEEEVEEKMRGGKAKKKARGEKAVEPDSEEDVEEEEEEAPQEDAKPIGEPVKFSGKGRGRRSQYEAFEFDGNRYDLDIAQTHNGSMMVTGQWFYRPEEAERKGGGSWQSRDTRELFYSFHRDEVPAESVMHKCVVHFVPIHKQLPNRKQHPGFIVQKVYDTVERKLWKLTDKDYEDNKQHEIDVLVQKTLSRLGDLPDIETEDNAAEPEDISKVKRTLRKKNITPLDVSREEEARTDNLKAETPGSCTGNGSEYYTILEKFNALTGDTHRDKWLERLLLCIQYMCSSPDSTHDDDKVKGGSDGMDHEKEQNSQGTANGSKSSKTFCWPDAAVAAVSALEKASHEALSFDFQKYNQKLRQLQFNLKHNALLARRLLNGELEPTKILNMSPNELKEGLTAEETATKEPEESARMQMTDACCSRCNEFKVGVRDIIQAGHGDRYQLECTACGNSWYASRDEASMLTIDGPSSARSVGTAPWATAKFEDVEKKLVSPREPEKANEVIKKSSEPYIPVMETQKSFSKPKSEENAETIKKAE from the exons ATGGGTAACCGGAGATTTGCGCAGGTCTCCACCAGCGACGACGAAGACGAAGCGCCACCTCCACCCCCGAAAACTCGCTCGTCAACGAAGTCAGAAGGGAatgagaggaagaggaagaagataaAGCTTCCGGAAGAAGATGAAGAGGAGGTCGAAGAGAAAATGAGAGGAGGGAAAGCGAAGAAGAAAGCGAGGGGTGAGAAAGCAGTGGAACCGGACTCAGAGGAGGATGtcgaggaggaggaagaagaggcGCCGCAGGAGGATGCGAAGCCCATTGGTGAACCAGTTAAGTTTTCGGGAAAGGGAAGAGGACGGAGGAGTCAATACGAGGCTTTTGAGTTCGATGGAAATCGATATGATCTT GATATTGCCCAGACCCATAATGGTAGCATGATGGTGACTGGTCAGTGGTTTTATCGCCCTGAAGAGGCAGAAAGAAAAGGTGGCGGAAGCTGGCAGTCACGCGATACTCGGGAACTGTTTTATAGTTTCCATCGTGATGAGGTTCCGGCAGAATCTGTAATGCACAAGTGCGTGGTGCATTTTGTTCCTATTCACAAGCAACTTCCAAATCGCAAACAGCATCCTGGTTTTATTGTCCAGAAAGTATACGACACTGTGGAGCGGAAGCTTTGGAAGTTAACTGATAAGGATTACGAAGATAACAAGCAGCATGAAATTGATGTTCTTGTTCAGAAAACTCTATCACGTTTGGGAGACCTTCCGGATATTGAAACTGAAGATAATGCTGCTGAACCTGAGGATATCTCAAAGGTTAAAAGAACCCTTAGGAAAAAGAATATCACTCCTCTCGATGTTTCAAGAGAGGAAGAAGCCAGGACTGATAATTTAAAAGCGGAAACACCAGGAAGTTGTACAGGCAATGGCTCAGAGTACTatacaatcttagagaagttTAATGCACTAACTGGAGATACCCATCGTGACAAATGGTTGGAAAGGCTTCTTCTATGTATTCAATATATGTGCAGTTCTCCCGACAGCACACATGATGATGATAAAGTGAAAGGTGGTTCTGATGGCATGGACCATGAAAAAGAGCAGAATTCCCAGGGCACTGCAAATGGATCTAAA AGTAGCAAAACTTTTTGCTGGCCAGATGCTGCTGTTGCTGCAGTGAGTGCTCTTGAGAAGGCCTCACATGAAGCTCTTTCCTTCGATTTTCAGAAATATAACCAGAAGTTGCGTCAGCTGCAGTTCAACCTGAAG CATAATGCACTGCTGGCTCGGCGTTTACTCAATGGAGAGTTGGAACCCACAAAAATACTAAATATGTCACCTAATGAATTGAAG GAGGGATTGACAGCTGAGGAGACGGCAACAAAGGAACCTGAGGAATCGGCCCGCATGCAG ATGACAGATGCTTGTTGCTCAAGATGCAATGAGTTCAAAGTTGGGGTAAGGGACATCATCCAAGCAGGACATGGAGATCGCTATCAG CTGGAGTGCACTGCCTGTGGTAATTCTTGGTATGCTTCCAGGGATGAAGCATCCATGCTGACAATAGATGGTCCAAGTTCTGCCAGAAGTGTAGGCACTGCACCCTGGGCAACGGCCAAATTTGAAGACGTGGAGAAGAAGCTGGTCAGTCCCCGTGAACCTGAGAAGGCAAATGAGGTCATCAAGAAGTCTAGTGAGCCATACATTCCTGTTATGGAAACCCAGAAATCATTTAGTAAACCTAAGAGTGAAGAGAACGCCGAAACTATAAAGAAGGCGGAATGA
- the LOC110610065 gene encoding putative pre-16S rRNA nuclease isoform X2, translating to MKYLKPLALFHGLLKTKAKERGRLLGLDVGDKYVGLAISDTHNKIASPLSVLLRKKTNIDLMATDFQSLISELSLVGFVVGYPFERGRAAPDGNFEISNTHIGMSALPQRMLNYWSSRWICIQPKQKPLLTSLLLLGYFRDTWIMLIGSWKEAPE from the exons ATGAAGTACTTGAAGCCGCTGGCTTTGTTCCATGGATTGCTGAAGACAAAAGCAAAAGAGCGGGGAAGGTTGCTCGGCCTGGATGTTGGAGACAAGTATGTTGGATTAGCCATCTCAGACACCCATAATAAAATCGCATCTCCTCTAAG TGTTCTGCTAAGGAAGAAAACAAACATTGATTTGATGGCCACTGATTTTCAGAGTCTG ATATCTGAACTTTCACTGGTGGGATTTGTTGTTGGCTACCCTTTTGAAAGAGGCCGAGCTGCTCCTGAT GGAAACTTCGAAATTTCAAATACACATATTGGGATGAGTGCTTTACCACAAAG AATGCTGAATTACTGGTCAAGCCGTTGGATTTGCATCCAACCCAAGCAAAAACCATTACTGACAAGTTTGCTGCTGTTGGGATACTTCAG GGATACCTGGATTATGTTAATAGGAAGCTGGAAGGAGGCACCAGAATAA
- the LOC110610065 gene encoding putative pre-16S rRNA nuclease isoform X1, whose translation MKYLKPLALFHGLLKTKAKERGRLLGLDVGDKYVGLAISDTHNKIASPLSVLLRKKTNIDLMATDFQSLISELSLVGFVVGYPFERGRAAPDAFQVKLFIDDLSQTGKLRNFKYTYWDECFTTKNAELLVKPLDLHPTQAKTITDKFAAVGILQGYLDYVNRKLEGGTRIRSLK comes from the exons ATGAAGTACTTGAAGCCGCTGGCTTTGTTCCATGGATTGCTGAAGACAAAAGCAAAAGAGCGGGGAAGGTTGCTCGGCCTGGATGTTGGAGACAAGTATGTTGGATTAGCCATCTCAGACACCCATAATAAAATCGCATCTCCTCTAAG TGTTCTGCTAAGGAAGAAAACAAACATTGATTTGATGGCCACTGATTTTCAGAGTCTG ATATCTGAACTTTCACTGGTGGGATTTGTTGTTGGCTACCCTTTTGAAAGAGGCCGAGCTGCTCCTGAT GCTTTTCAAGTGAAGCTTTTCATCGATGATCTTTCTCAAACAGGGAAACTTCGAAATTTCAAATACACATATTGGGATGAGTGCTTTACCACAAAG AATGCTGAATTACTGGTCAAGCCGTTGGATTTGCATCCAACCCAAGCAAAAACCATTACTGACAAGTTTGCTGCTGTTGGGATACTTCAG GGATACCTGGATTATGTTAATAGGAAGCTGGAAGGAGGCACCAGAATAAGGAGTTTGAAATGA